A single genomic interval of Streptomyces sp. BA2 harbors:
- a CDS encoding DHA2 family efflux MFS transporter permease subunit: MPLLIKEPVERMDRPYARRWWALGVLCLSLLIAVMANTALTVAAPDMTMDLGLSSSDLQWVIDAYTVPYAALMLLLGAIGDKCSRRGALVLGLVIMSVGAGAGAMVDSSTAVIVVRAVMGVGAALIMPATLSLLASTFPRAERAKAITIWAATSGIAIAAGPLIAGALLRDNGWHSTFLINIPVAVLAIVGAFVLVPPSKAAQHGRIDYVGGLLSVVWVGSLIFMIIDGPHFGWGVRAISAAVVAGVGLIAFIIWELKHPRPVLDVRKFTQRGFAGSNLAVALFFLAVFGAFYYLTQHLQFVLAYDPLETGVRMLPLAGAVFVGSAVTGILAPRIGGKIMVVAGMVGGTVALALLTQIEAGSTYGDFVAPLVILGLSLGFAVSPCTDVIMGAFPESELGVGGAVNDTSLELGGSLGIAVLGSVLAGSYSSKLADETAGSKLPASALDTAQDSVGAGNGVAQGIADQARALSEKAAGASSPEEAARLKAQAQELAGGAHQMADAVGSAFSGAVAHTSLIGAVILGVGTVVVAVLLPGRRKGAAVAVTEALEPSDAPEAAEAAEAAEAAGRR; encoded by the coding sequence ATGCCTCTGCTGATCAAGGAACCGGTCGAACGGATGGACCGTCCGTACGCCCGCCGCTGGTGGGCCCTGGGTGTCCTGTGTCTGAGTCTGCTGATCGCCGTGATGGCGAACACCGCGCTGACGGTGGCCGCACCCGACATGACCATGGACCTCGGCCTGTCCAGCTCCGACCTGCAGTGGGTCATCGACGCCTACACCGTCCCGTACGCCGCGCTGATGCTGCTGCTCGGCGCGATCGGCGACAAGTGCAGCCGCAGGGGCGCGCTGGTGCTCGGCCTGGTGATCATGTCCGTCGGCGCGGGGGCGGGCGCGATGGTCGACAGCTCGACGGCGGTCATCGTGGTCCGCGCGGTGATGGGTGTGGGCGCGGCGCTGATCATGCCCGCGACGCTCTCGCTCCTCGCCTCGACCTTCCCGCGGGCGGAGCGGGCCAAGGCGATCACCATCTGGGCGGCCACGTCAGGCATCGCGATCGCCGCGGGTCCGCTGATCGCGGGCGCGCTGCTCCGTGACAACGGCTGGCACTCGACGTTCCTGATCAACATCCCGGTGGCGGTGCTCGCGATCGTCGGCGCGTTCGTCCTCGTACCGCCGTCGAAGGCCGCGCAGCACGGCCGGATCGACTACGTGGGCGGCCTGCTCTCGGTCGTCTGGGTGGGCTCCCTGATCTTCATGATCATCGACGGGCCGCACTTCGGGTGGGGCGTGCGGGCGATCTCCGCCGCGGTGGTGGCGGGCGTCGGCCTGATCGCCTTCATCATCTGGGAGCTGAAGCACCCGCGCCCGGTCCTGGACGTACGCAAGTTCACGCAGCGCGGCTTCGCGGGCTCGAACCTCGCCGTGGCGCTCTTCTTCCTCGCGGTGTTCGGCGCCTTCTACTACCTGACCCAGCACCTCCAGTTCGTCCTGGCCTACGACCCGCTGGAGACCGGCGTACGCATGCTGCCGCTGGCCGGAGCGGTGTTCGTGGGCTCGGCCGTCACCGGGATCCTCGCGCCGCGCATCGGCGGCAAGATCATGGTGGTGGCGGGCATGGTGGGCGGCACGGTGGCCCTCGCCCTCCTGACGCAGATCGAGGCGGGCTCCACGTACGGGGACTTCGTGGCGCCGCTGGTTATCCTCGGCCTGTCCCTCGGCTTCGCGGTATCGCCCTGCACGGACGTCATCATGGGCGCGTTCCCCGAGTCGGAGCTCGGCGTGGGCGGCGCGGTGAACGACACCTCGCTGGAGCTGGGCGGCTCGCTCGGGATCGCGGTGCTCGGCTCGGTCCTCGCGGGCTCGTACTCGTCGAAGCTGGCCGACGAGACAGCGGGCAGCAAGCTTCCCGCCTCCGCGCTCGACACGGCACAGGACTCGGTGGGCGCGGGCAACGGCGTCGCGCAGGGCATCGCCGACCAGGCGCGAGCGCTCTCGGAGAAGGCGGCGGGGGCTTCCTCGCCCGAGGAGGCGGCGCGGCTCAAGGCGCAGGCGCAGGAACTGGCCGGGGGCGCGCACCAGATGGCCGATGCGGTGGGCTCGGCGTTTTCTGGCGCGGTGGCCCACACCAGTCTGATCGGTGCGGTGATTCTGGGGGTGGGGACTGTTGTGGTCGCTGTGCTGCTGCCGGGGCGCCGGAAGGGCGCGGCCGTGGCGGTGACCGAGGCTTTGGAGCCCTCGGACGCTCCGGAGGCCGCGGAGGCCGCGGAGGCCGCGGAGGCCGCGGGGCGGCGGTAG
- a CDS encoding HIT family protein, with amino-acid sequence MESESPGERPDCLACGLAAGTVPLLGGTLLRSPHWTVEHCVGPLGVGTLIVKPLRHITGVHELGVEEGAELGPLLTRVTTAVRTAVGDECEQVYVCLWSHAGRVPGHIHFVVQPARTSDIDRHGGAYGPGLQGALFAEGAEPETAAVEEFCGRVRRALGAG; translated from the coding sequence ATGGAGTCCGAGTCGCCGGGGGAGAGACCCGACTGCCTGGCCTGCGGGCTGGCCGCAGGCACCGTCCCGCTGCTCGGCGGCACCCTGCTGCGCTCCCCGCACTGGACCGTCGAGCACTGCGTCGGCCCCCTCGGTGTCGGCACCCTCATCGTCAAACCGCTGCGGCACATCACGGGCGTACACGAGCTCGGCGTCGAGGAAGGCGCCGAGCTCGGCCCGTTGCTCACACGGGTAACCACCGCCGTGCGCACGGCGGTTGGCGACGAGTGCGAGCAGGTGTACGTCTGCCTCTGGTCACATGCCGGGCGCGTGCCCGGTCACATCCACTTCGTGGTGCAGCCTGCCCGCACGTCCGACATCGATCGCCATGGCGGCGCGTACGGGCCCGGCCTCCAGGGAGCGCTGTTCGCCGAGGGCGCTGAGCCGGAAACCGCTGCCGTGGAGGAGTTCTGCGGGCGGGTGCGGCGTGCGCTGGGTGCGGGTTGA
- a CDS encoding SGNH/GDSL hydrolase family protein, producing the protein MVIRARALRLAAALAAAGTATLGLAAPAQATGGEPLDYVALGDSFSAGSGVLPLDPTAPLLCARSTANYPHVVAQRTGARLTDVTCGGAQTKDFAGSQYPGVAPQLDAVDADTDVVTLTIGGNDNNTFISAILACGSAGVLSGGKGSPCKDANGDKFTKAIDASTYPALKTALRAVKAKAPHARIGVLGYPWIVPAKSDPTCFAKMPVAEGDVPYLRELQAHLNKTVQRAASETGATFVDMAAASEGHDACKPLGTRWIEPVLFGTNFVPVHPNALGEKGMADQAIGVLSLK; encoded by the coding sequence ATGGTGATCCGCGCACGCGCCCTGCGCCTGGCAGCCGCCCTCGCCGCCGCCGGAACCGCGACCCTCGGCCTGGCCGCCCCCGCCCAGGCGACCGGCGGCGAACCGCTCGACTACGTAGCCCTCGGCGACAGCTTCAGCGCCGGATCCGGCGTCCTCCCTCTCGACCCGACCGCGCCCCTCCTCTGCGCGCGCTCGACGGCCAACTACCCGCACGTCGTGGCCCAGCGCACGGGCGCCCGGCTCACCGACGTGACCTGCGGCGGAGCCCAGACCAAGGACTTCGCCGGGTCGCAGTACCCCGGCGTGGCCCCGCAGCTCGACGCGGTCGACGCCGACACCGATGTGGTGACACTGACCATCGGCGGCAACGACAACAACACCTTCATCAGCGCGATCCTCGCCTGCGGCTCCGCCGGAGTGCTCTCCGGAGGCAAGGGCAGCCCCTGCAAGGACGCCAACGGAGACAAGTTCACCAAGGCGATCGACGCCAGTACGTACCCCGCTCTGAAGACCGCCCTGCGAGCGGTCAAGGCCAAGGCCCCGCACGCGCGCATCGGCGTACTGGGCTATCCGTGGATCGTCCCGGCCAAGTCGGACCCCACCTGCTTCGCCAAGATGCCGGTGGCCGAGGGCGACGTGCCCTACCTGCGGGAACTGCAGGCCCACTTGAACAAGACCGTGCAGCGCGCCGCCTCCGAGACGGGTGCCACGTTCGTGGACATGGCCGCCGCATCGGAGGGGCACGACGCCTGCAAGCCGCTGGGCACCCGGTGGATCGAGCCCGTGCTGTTCGGCACCAACTTCGTCCCGGTGCACCCGAACGCCCTCGGCGAGAAGGGGATGGCCGATCAGGCCATCGGCGTGCTGAGCCTCAAGTGA
- a CDS encoding mycothiol-dependent nitroreductase Rv2466c family protein — protein MGTPQHVDFWFDPVCPYTWLTSRWIREVERVRDVTVRWRVMSLSVLNEDLDVDPEDPEGQWGDYMRGPGRVCAAVAARHGSEALGRYLDALGVRLHERGEWDGAERALADAGLATELAAVAWTQEYDAAVRASHEQGVELVGHDVGTPVLSVQGVGAVFGPVVSPAPKGEAAGRLWDGVVLMAGVQGFCELKRAYGELDFG, from the coding sequence ATGGGTACCCCGCAGCACGTCGACTTCTGGTTCGACCCCGTCTGCCCCTACACCTGGCTCACCTCCCGGTGGATCCGTGAGGTCGAGCGGGTGCGGGACGTCACCGTGCGGTGGCGGGTGATGAGCCTCTCGGTCCTGAACGAAGACCTCGATGTCGACCCCGAGGACCCCGAGGGCCAGTGGGGCGACTACATGCGGGGTCCGGGCCGGGTCTGCGCCGCCGTGGCCGCGCGGCATGGGAGCGAGGCGCTGGGCAGGTACCTCGACGCGCTCGGGGTGCGGCTGCACGAGCGGGGCGAATGGGACGGCGCCGAGCGCGCACTCGCCGACGCCGGACTGGCCACGGAGCTCGCCGCGGTGGCCTGGACGCAGGAGTACGACGCTGCCGTGCGGGCCTCGCACGAGCAGGGCGTCGAGCTGGTCGGCCACGACGTCGGGACGCCGGTGCTCTCCGTCCAGGGGGTGGGCGCGGTCTTCGGTCCGGTCGTCTCGCCCGCGCCGAAGGGGGAGGCGGCGGGGCGGCTGTGGGACGGGGTGGTGCTGATGGCGGGAGTCCAGGGCTTCTGCGAACTGAAGCGGGCGTACGGCGAACTCGACTTCGGCTGA
- a CDS encoding IS5 family transposase (programmed frameshift): MGQGTWSWIVPDGLWEIAKPLIPPPRVRPQGGGTPDTPDETLFAAIIYVLVSGCAWRHLPPCFGISKSTAHRRFLIWSRAGVWGRLHEAVLHQLDDAGLIDVTRVVLDTAHVRAKKGGEHTGPSPVDRRKPGTKMHILSDANGLPLVVGISAANIHDSQGLKPMVAGLQTQHDPYRGRYFKPQRLHADKAYDVPVLRRWLWGKHIGVRVARKGIESSERLGRRRWVIERTLSWLTGYRRLSPRYERHPSNYLAFLALAAALCCYKRLLRLTT; encoded by the exons ATGGGTCAGGGGACGTGGAGTTGGATTGTTCCGGACGGATTGTGGGAGATCGCGAAGCCGTTGATCCCGCCGCCGAGAGTGCGTCCGCAGGGCGGCGGGACACCGGATACGCCTGATGAGACGCTGTTCGCCGCCATCATCTATGTGCTGGTCAGCGGATGCGCCTGGCGGCATCTGCCGCCCTGCTTTGGGATCTCGAAGTCGACTGCTCATCGCCGGTTCCTGATCTGGTCCAGAGCCGGCGTCTGGGGCCGGCTGCACGAGGCCGTGCTCCACCAACTCGATGACGCCGGCCTCATCGACGTCACCCGCGTCGTGCTCGACACCGCCCACGTCCGCGCTA AAAAGGGGGGCGAACACACAGGTCCCAGCCCCGTGGACCGGCGCAAGCCGGGTACCAAGATGCACATCCTGTCGGACGCGAACGGGCTGCCCCTGGTCGTCGGGATCTCCGCGGCGAACATCCACGACAGCCAAGGACTGAAGCCGATGGTGGCGGGACTCCAAACGCAACACGACCCGTATCGCGGCCGCTACTTCAAGCCCCAACGCCTCCACGCGGACAAGGCTTACGACGTCCCCGTCCTGCGGCGATGGCTCTGGGGCAAACACATCGGCGTCCGTGTCGCGCGCAAGGGCATCGAATCCAGCGAACGACTGGGGCGTCGCAGGTGGGTGATCGAGCGGACCTTGTCCTGGCTGACCGGCTACCGCCGCCTCAGCCCCCGCTACGAACGCCACCCCTCCAACTACCTGGCCTTTCTCGCCCTGGCAGCGGCCCTGTGCTGTTACAAGCGACTACTCCGCCTCACCACATAG
- a CDS encoding NAD(P)-dependent oxidoreductase yields the protein MANQQPDTPVTVLGLGAMGQALAGAFLKAGHPTTVWNRTPGKGDDLVARGAVRTATAAEAVGASDLVVVCLSDYEVSQAVLGPIAAELSGRALVNLTSDTPERSREAAAWAAGHGIDYLDGAILVPVTVIGTPDALLFHSGPKSVYERHEGTLKALGGNTVYLGEDHGLAALYDNALLDFFWTSMSGLVHAFALAGADGVKGAELAPYMSALLSILPPIIEEMGSEVDSGDYPGEQAPLVTEAVNVDHIIHASAHRGLDVGALTGIKAVLDRAIAKGHGADGWTATIEAVRTPEQRAH from the coding sequence ATGGCAAATCAGCAGCCCGACACCCCCGTAACCGTCCTCGGCCTCGGTGCCATGGGCCAGGCCCTCGCCGGTGCCTTCCTCAAGGCCGGTCACCCCACCACCGTCTGGAACCGCACGCCCGGCAAGGGTGATGACCTCGTGGCCAGAGGCGCCGTGCGCACCGCCACCGCGGCCGAGGCGGTCGGCGCCTCGGACCTGGTGGTCGTCTGCCTCTCCGACTACGAGGTCTCGCAGGCCGTGCTCGGCCCGATCGCCGCGGAGCTGTCGGGGCGCGCCCTGGTCAACCTCACATCGGACACCCCGGAGCGGTCCCGCGAGGCCGCCGCCTGGGCCGCCGGGCACGGCATCGACTACCTGGACGGCGCCATCCTGGTGCCCGTGACGGTGATCGGCACCCCTGACGCCCTGCTCTTCCACAGCGGCCCCAAGTCCGTGTACGAGCGGCACGAGGGCACCCTCAAGGCGCTCGGCGGCAATACCGTGTACCTCGGCGAGGACCACGGCCTCGCGGCCCTCTACGACAACGCTCTGCTCGACTTCTTCTGGACCAGCATGTCCGGCCTCGTGCACGCCTTCGCGCTGGCCGGGGCGGACGGAGTGAAGGGCGCGGAGCTGGCCCCGTACATGAGCGCCCTGCTCTCCATCCTCCCGCCGATCATCGAGGAGATGGGGAGCGAGGTCGACTCCGGCGATTACCCGGGCGAGCAGGCCCCGCTCGTCACGGAGGCCGTCAACGTCGATCACATCATCCACGCCTCCGCGCACCGGGGCCTCGACGTGGGCGCCCTGACCGGCATCAAGGCAGTCCTGGACCGGGCCATCGCCAAGGGGCACGGCGCGGACGGCTGGACGGCCACGATCGAGGCCGTCCGCACGCCGGAGCAGCGGGCCCACTGA
- a CDS encoding VOC family protein, translating into MTGEPSFFEIGVEDPERGRAFYGELLGWSFEPGPSGQGYVIDTPGVSGGMHGGDAGAAPYLFFKVDDMEAALARVIKLGGTVEAPIGGESEESDAAFGRFRLCKDDQGSTFGLHQPPKAL; encoded by the coding sequence ATGACTGGTGAACCGAGCTTCTTCGAGATCGGTGTCGAGGACCCGGAGCGGGGGCGGGCCTTCTACGGGGAGCTGCTCGGCTGGTCCTTCGAGCCGGGGCCGTCGGGGCAGGGGTATGTGATCGACACCCCGGGGGTTTCCGGTGGCATGCACGGGGGCGACGCGGGGGCCGCGCCGTACCTCTTCTTCAAGGTCGACGACATGGAGGCCGCGCTGGCCCGCGTCATCAAGCTGGGCGGCACCGTCGAGGCGCCCATCGGTGGCGAGAGCGAGGAGTCCGACGCCGCGTTCGGCCGGTTCCGGCTCTGCAAGGACGACCAGGGGTCGACGTTCGGCCTGCATCAGCCGCCGAAGGCTCTCTGA
- a CDS encoding MerR family transcriptional regulator: MRIGELADRAGTTTRTLRYYESRGLLPARRSGNGYRTYGEDDVRLLEQIRTLQDFGFDLEETRPFVECLRSGHPAGDSCPASLDVYRRKIGELDALISELSAVREQVGAQLLRAEAAVPGGPDPSCELTG; the protein is encoded by the coding sequence ATGCGCATCGGCGAACTTGCGGATCGGGCCGGCACCACCACGCGGACGCTTCGGTACTACGAGTCACGGGGGCTGCTGCCCGCCCGTCGCAGCGGCAACGGCTACCGCACCTACGGCGAGGACGACGTGCGTCTCCTTGAGCAGATCAGGACCTTGCAGGATTTCGGGTTCGACCTGGAGGAGACGCGGCCGTTCGTGGAGTGTCTGCGGTCGGGGCATCCGGCGGGCGACTCCTGCCCGGCCTCGCTCGACGTCTACCGCCGCAAGATCGGTGAACTCGACGCGCTGATCAGTGAGTTGAGCGCGGTGCGCGAGCAGGTGGGCGCGCAGCTGCTGCGCGCCGAGGCGGCGGTTCCGGGCGGCCCGGACCCGAGTTGCGAACTGACGGGCTGA
- the trxA gene encoding thioredoxin: MVKADGVAEVTDADFEGEVLKSELPVLVEFGAQWCGPCRQLAPVLSEIAREEEDRLKIVQLDVDHNPQTAIAYGILSVPSLLVFRSGEPVKSMVGARPKRKLLADLAEAEVL, from the coding sequence ATGGTCAAGGCGGACGGCGTGGCCGAGGTGACGGACGCGGACTTCGAGGGGGAGGTGCTCAAGTCGGAACTGCCCGTGCTCGTGGAGTTCGGGGCTCAGTGGTGCGGCCCGTGCCGGCAGCTCGCCCCGGTGCTCAGCGAGATCGCACGCGAGGAGGAGGACAGGCTGAAGATCGTGCAGCTCGACGTGGACCACAATCCGCAGACGGCGATCGCGTACGGGATTCTGTCCGTGCCGTCCCTCCTGGTGTTCCGGAGCGGTGAGCCGGTGAAGTCCATGGTGGGCGCGCGCCCCAAGCGCAAGCTGCTCGCCGATCTCGCCGAGGCCGAGGTGCTCTGA
- a CDS encoding HelD family protein produces the protein MSTEELREEQQFVSGLYARLDALREEAQAAVRASLTQVGNGLQARLERDVLVAERSGLLAAFNAGENGLCFGRLEFRDGRDHHIGRIGIRASDIERTPLVIDWRAEVARPFYLATGHTPMGLRRRRHITTEGRDVTALHDEILDLGDTTRTGHEGANADEVLLAALDSARTGRMHDIVQTIQAEQDRIIRAPHHGVLVVEGGPGTGKTVVALHRAAFLLYAHRQLLAKRAVLIVGPNPAFLGYISEVLPALGETGVLLSTVGELFPGVSATGTETPEATEVKGRAEMADVLAAALRDRQQTPEPGAPLIIEHDDGDLVLDWTIAHEAREAAREADVPHNLGRPHFAFRIIDMLTEQLAERLGADPYGGPNFLGPDDIAQLGKAIAASPEVHAAIEELWPQLTPEGFLADFLEEPTPHLPEADAEIVRRPRGAAWTAADVPLLDEAAELLGSDDSAARAMAEAERAKQIAYAQGVLDVSYASRTYEFEDKDDEESEVLLAHDIIDAERMAERQEEADHRSAAERAAADRTWAFGHIIVDEAQELSAMAWRLLMRRCPTRSMTLVGDPAQTAEAGGCGSWDTILSPYVEDRWEYTRLGVNYRTPVEIMDVAAEVPRVEYPDFQPPSSVRSTGVLPWARRTDDLAAAVADAVADEARDEGRLAVIAPRELHAELAGKLPGVTAGEAPDLTRPVVLIDPRQAKGLEFDTVLVVEPGRYGTSDLYVALTRATQRLGILHAEELPVALKQFD, from the coding sequence TTGTCAACCGAGGAATTGCGGGAAGAGCAGCAATTCGTCTCCGGGCTGTACGCGCGCCTCGACGCGCTGCGCGAGGAGGCACAAGCCGCCGTGCGGGCGTCGTTGACGCAGGTCGGCAACGGTCTGCAGGCCAGGCTTGAGCGCGACGTCCTGGTGGCCGAGCGGTCGGGACTGCTGGCCGCCTTCAACGCGGGAGAGAACGGCCTCTGCTTCGGGAGGCTCGAATTCCGCGACGGCCGTGATCACCACATCGGGCGCATCGGAATCCGTGCGTCCGACATCGAACGCACCCCACTCGTGATCGATTGGCGTGCGGAAGTCGCGCGCCCCTTCTATCTCGCGACCGGTCATACGCCGATGGGGCTCCGCCGGCGCAGGCACATCACCACGGAGGGCCGCGACGTGACGGCCCTGCACGACGAGATCCTCGATCTCGGTGACACCACCCGCACCGGACACGAGGGCGCGAACGCCGACGAGGTGCTGCTCGCCGCCCTCGACTCGGCTCGCACCGGACGCATGCACGACATCGTGCAGACCATCCAGGCCGAGCAGGACCGCATCATCCGGGCCCCGCACCACGGCGTCCTCGTCGTCGAGGGCGGCCCCGGCACCGGCAAGACGGTTGTGGCGCTGCACCGTGCCGCGTTCCTCCTCTACGCCCACCGCCAGCTGCTCGCCAAGCGCGCGGTCCTGATCGTCGGCCCGAACCCCGCCTTCCTCGGCTACATCAGCGAGGTCCTGCCCGCGCTCGGCGAGACAGGCGTCCTCCTCTCCACGGTCGGCGAGCTGTTCCCCGGCGTGAGTGCCACCGGCACCGAAACCCCCGAGGCCACTGAGGTGAAGGGACGCGCGGAGATGGCGGACGTGCTCGCCGCCGCCCTGCGCGACCGGCAGCAGACCCCCGAGCCCGGCGCCCCGCTGATCATCGAGCACGACGACGGTGACCTCGTCCTGGACTGGACGATCGCCCACGAAGCACGCGAGGCGGCCCGCGAGGCGGACGTCCCGCACAACCTCGGCCGCCCGCACTTCGCCTTCCGCATCATCGACATGCTTACCGAGCAGCTCGCCGAGCGGCTCGGAGCCGACCCGTACGGCGGGCCCAACTTCCTCGGCCCCGACGACATCGCCCAGCTCGGCAAGGCCATCGCGGCCAGCCCCGAAGTGCACGCCGCCATCGAGGAGTTGTGGCCCCAGCTCACCCCGGAAGGCTTCCTCGCCGACTTCCTGGAGGAGCCGACGCCGCACCTGCCGGAGGCGGACGCCGAGATCGTGCGGCGCCCGCGCGGTGCCGCATGGACGGCTGCCGACGTCCCGCTGCTCGACGAGGCCGCCGAGCTGCTCGGCAGCGACGACAGCGCGGCGCGTGCGATGGCCGAGGCCGAGCGTGCCAAGCAGATCGCCTACGCACAGGGCGTGTTGGACGTCTCGTACGCGTCCCGTACGTATGAGTTCGAGGACAAGGACGACGAGGAATCCGAGGTCCTGCTCGCGCACGACATCATCGACGCCGAGCGGATGGCCGAGCGCCAGGAGGAGGCCGACCACCGCAGCGCCGCCGAGCGCGCCGCGGCGGACCGTACGTGGGCCTTCGGGCACATCATCGTGGACGAGGCGCAGGAACTCTCCGCCATGGCCTGGCGGTTGCTCATGCGGCGCTGTCCGACCCGCTCGATGACGCTGGTCGGCGACCCCGCCCAGACGGCGGAGGCCGGCGGCTGCGGCTCCTGGGACACGATCCTGTCCCCGTACGTCGAGGACCGCTGGGAGTACACACGCCTCGGCGTCAACTACCGCACGCCCGTGGAGATCATGGACGTGGCCGCCGAGGTGCCGCGCGTCGAGTACCCCGACTTCCAGCCGCCGAGTTCGGTGCGGTCCACGGGCGTGCTCCCCTGGGCGCGCCGCACCGACGACCTCGCCGCGGCCGTGGCCGACGCGGTGGCGGACGAGGCACGGGACGAGGGCCGCCTGGCGGTGATCGCCCCGCGCGAGCTCCATGCCGAGCTCGCCGGAAAGCTCCCCGGAGTGACGGCCGGGGAGGCCCCGGACCTGACGCGGCCGGTCGTCCTGATCGACCCGCGTCAGGCGAAGGGCCTGGAGTTCGACACGGTCCTGGTGGTGGAGCCGGGCCGCTACGGCACGAGTGACCTGTACGTGGCCCTGACCCGGGCCACGCAGCGGCTCGGCATCCTGCACGCCGAGGAACTGCCGGTGGCGCTCAAGCAGTTCGACTAG